The Candidatus Hinthialibacter antarcticus genome has a segment encoding these proteins:
- the ligA gene encoding NAD-dependent DNA ligase LigA, whose amino-acid sequence MSASVKREIETLRANIRRHEYLYYITAQPEISDQEFDALMKQLETLEAEHPQYASPDSPTQQVGGEPLSEFETIAHRVPMLSISNTYSEEELRDFHTRLLKTLEVDDMEYVVQPKVDGVAISLIYQEGKLVRALTRGDGKQGDDVTQNVRTIRSLQQTLNGAPAYLDVRGEIFLHAKGFERMNCEREESGEAPFANPRNATAGTLKMLDSSIVRKRPLDLFVHTLGELDGTTFDTDADFMRDCESWGFNLVPNWSVKQGIEALLQAVQEWDQRRHELDFEVDGLVIKANSFKHRHQAGFTSKSPRWAIAYKFTAEEAETKLLSIDLNVGRTGAITPRANLGPVLLAGTTISHATLHNFDEIKRKDIRIGDQVIIQKGGEIIPKVVRVLTEKRDGSQLEYKPELKCPSCGDEIQKSKDDDVVYRCINLNCPDQLKRRIEHFVQRNAMDIDGVGKKLIEALCDLNMTTCLSDLYHLDKDALANLERMGEKSAQNVIDGLERSKQRPVDRFLFAIGVRHVGSHVAEVLMRGRSNLWDLKELNEDELAAIHEVGPTVAESVYQFFQQPHNIDELKRLQEYGLKFEQEPSESAAPVDSPFNDKTFVLTGTLENYTRNQAAEMVRARGGRVTGSVSKSTDYVICGENPGSKRDKAEKLGVTILTETEFASWLEP is encoded by the coding sequence ATGTCAGCCAGCGTCAAACGCGAGATAGAAACCTTGCGCGCGAACATTCGTCGCCACGAGTATTTATACTACATCACGGCTCAGCCTGAGATTAGCGACCAGGAATTCGATGCGCTGATGAAACAACTGGAGACGCTGGAGGCGGAGCATCCACAATATGCGTCGCCTGATTCTCCTACTCAACAAGTCGGCGGGGAACCGCTAAGCGAATTTGAAACAATTGCCCATCGCGTGCCGATGCTGTCAATCAGCAATACCTATTCGGAAGAAGAACTGCGCGATTTTCATACGCGCTTGCTCAAGACTCTCGAAGTGGATGACATGGAATACGTCGTGCAACCCAAAGTCGACGGCGTCGCGATTTCGCTGATTTACCAGGAAGGCAAACTCGTACGCGCACTAACACGCGGCGACGGAAAACAAGGCGATGACGTAACCCAAAATGTGCGCACCATTCGTTCGCTACAGCAAACGCTCAACGGCGCACCTGCGTATTTAGATGTGCGTGGGGAAATTTTTCTACACGCCAAGGGGTTTGAGCGTATGAACTGTGAGCGTGAAGAGTCAGGCGAGGCGCCGTTTGCAAACCCTCGCAACGCCACCGCCGGGACGCTGAAAATGCTCGATTCGAGCATCGTTCGGAAACGCCCGCTCGATTTGTTCGTCCATACGCTGGGAGAACTCGACGGGACGACATTCGATACTGATGCCGATTTCATGCGAGACTGCGAGTCGTGGGGATTTAACCTGGTTCCTAATTGGAGCGTGAAGCAGGGAATCGAAGCCTTGCTCCAAGCCGTCCAAGAGTGGGACCAAAGACGCCATGAACTCGACTTTGAAGTTGACGGTCTCGTTATCAAAGCCAATTCATTTAAACATCGCCATCAGGCGGGATTTACGTCAAAGAGTCCGCGTTGGGCGATTGCCTACAAATTCACCGCCGAAGAAGCCGAGACGAAATTGTTAAGCATCGACCTCAATGTCGGGCGAACCGGCGCCATTACTCCTAGGGCGAATTTAGGCCCGGTATTGCTCGCGGGAACGACCATTAGCCATGCGACCTTACACAACTTCGATGAAATCAAGCGAAAAGATATCCGCATTGGCGACCAAGTCATCATTCAAAAAGGCGGAGAGATTATCCCCAAAGTGGTTCGCGTTTTGACCGAAAAGCGGGATGGCTCGCAACTGGAATATAAGCCAGAGTTGAAATGCCCGTCATGCGGCGACGAGATTCAAAAGAGCAAAGACGATGACGTCGTCTATCGCTGCATTAACTTGAACTGCCCCGATCAGTTGAAACGCCGTATTGAACATTTTGTGCAGCGTAACGCGATGGACATAGACGGCGTGGGGAAAAAATTGATTGAAGCGCTTTGCGATTTGAATATGACAACCTGCCTGTCTGATTTATATCACCTCGATAAAGACGCGCTGGCGAACCTTGAGCGCATGGGCGAAAAGTCAGCGCAAAATGTGATCGACGGGTTGGAGCGCAGCAAACAGCGCCCGGTAGACCGGTTTCTTTTCGCGATTGGAGTGCGCCATGTTGGTAGTCATGTCGCGGAGGTCTTGATGCGCGGGCGTTCAAACCTATGGGACCTGAAAGAGTTGAACGAAGACGAATTGGCGGCCATTCATGAAGTCGGCCCGACGGTTGCTGAAAGCGTGTATCAGTTTTTTCAACAACCACACAATATTGATGAACTCAAACGACTTCAAGAATACGGGTTGAAATTTGAGCAGGAGCCTAGCGAGTCTGCGGCGCCTGTTGATTCACCGTTCAATGATAAGACCTTTGTTTTGACGGGGACGTTAGAAAACTATACCCGCAACCAAGCCGCAGAAATGGTGCGCGCGCGCGGCGGGCGCGTTACGGGTTCGGTCAGCAAGAGCACCGATTATGTGATCTGCGGTGAAAACCCTGGCTCAAAGCGCGACAAAGCCGAAAAACTGGGCGTGACCATCCTCACCGAAACAGAATTTGCTTCATGGTTGGAGCCTTAA